AGCGTTCAATCTGCTTATCTACGGGTTCAGGAACATACTTATCCGCCTTAGCGAGGAGCTCAAAGGTAATCCTGATAGGTCTAAGGTCAGTTTCAGGATACATTCTAGCCGCGCCAGGCCTAGGTCTCATGAAGTATGTTGTACCATCCTCCTTAGCCGCCCTAGTCTCCTCAGGCACACCATCGAAGGCTTCCTTAATCCTATCCACAATAACCCTAGCTGCCTCCTGTAGTTCAACGCCTGGTGGACCCATTAGGAGTATGAATGATTCAACCCCAAGCCTACTCGCCACCATTGCCACCTCCTCCTTACTTATCCCATATCCTGGTAATTCATCACTATGTATTAAACCACCTAACCTAGTCCAGGCTCTAACCCTATCGGCTAATTCACTTCCAAATCTTCTCCCCGGTTGAAGCTCAAAGCCAAGTATCCCCCTTAATCCAGGCGCCTTAAGTGCAGCCACTATTCCCCCCTCATTAATTGTTCTCTTAATTATACTTGACTTAGTTGACGAGAAGATGCTTGTTACATCAACTAGATCTGGCGTGAATGACTCCTTTGATAAACCCCTCTTGGTTAACTCATCCTTAATCTTAAGTAGGTTAACTTGCCTAAGCGCCTCGTACTCAATAACCTTAGGTATAAGCGATAACTCCGGCACACCCTTAACCTCAGTCTTAGCTCCCTTAGCAATGGATATGTTTAAGTCCTGCCTAATGGCCCCGAGGCCCCTCTTAGTACGCCTAGTGTTCATGATTGTTCTTCCTATTAACCATGCAACCTCCATCACTGAGCTAGGTGGGTACTCCATGGGGCCTGTGGACACTTCAATAAGAGGTATACCTAACCTATCAAGCCTATACACTGCTACATCACCCTTATCCTCAATCTTCCTAGCGGCGTCCTCCTCAAGGGATATTGTCCATATGGGCACCTTGTAGTTTAGGAATTCCGCTAAGCCATCATGAGCAATCACCATTGTTCTCTGGAAGCCTGATACATTAGAACCATCGATAACAACCTTCCTCATAACGTATACCTCATCAAACACCTTAGCATTAAAGACCCTTGAAACAGCCAGAGCTAGGAGTAGGGATTCCTCATCAGGTTCATGGGGTGGTTCCTCATCAAGCTCTACTAGGCAGGTAACGTCATTAAAGCCTTCATACAACATGGTCTTCATCTTCCTGAACTCCCATAAGGCAGCTGGGTCAATGGAACTTAACTCACTCATAGCCGGCCTAAGCCTCCTAATAATTCTGAAGTCAGGTTCACTGTTCTTCAACTCCGGTTTACAATGGCAGAATAACTTCCTTCCAGTGTTCAATTGAACATGTATCTCTAAACCCACCTTAAGTCCAAGTGCCCTATAGTCAAGCTTAGCCACAGGAAGTGGTTAATCAAGAGTTTTTAACCTTACCACAAAGAACCACCCCTCACTTCTAATTGTTAAACAGTTAGGGCAATTAGGGAATTTGATTCAACTCCTAATCTTGGTTTGATTAAGCGAAAAATTTAAAAATTAAACAGTATCAGTTTTAACTGATGCTGAATCCAAATAATTCGATAGTTAGGGTCAGGGAATTATGGAAATCGTTCAATGGTGTACCGGTTAATGAGAACATCAACATTGATATTAATGAAAGCGAAGTAGTATCCATACTAGGTCCTAATGGGGCTGGTAAGACTACGTTACTTAGGCAGGTTTACGGCGAGTTAAAGCCTGATAAGGGCAAGGTAACTATTTTAGGTATGAATCCTAGTAAGGCTAAGGATAAGGGTGTAATGAGTGTTGTTCCCCAGGAGGCATGGCCATTTAATCTACTTAAGGTTACTGAGCATGTTGAAATGCTTGTTAGGCTTAGGGGTGTGCCTAAGGGTATGGTTAAGCACTGCGTCGGTGAGGCTGTTGATGCAGTTGGACTAAATGATTATAGGAATAAGCTTATTGATGAATTGTCAGGAGGCATGAAGAGGCTAGTCCTAGTGGCATCAGCAATAGCCTGTAGGCCAAGGTTAATAATCCTGGATGAACCCACAGTAGGTATTGATGCCCAAAACAGGAGGAGCATTTGGAACGCAGTCAAGAGTGCTAGGGATAATGGATCTGCAGTTATACTAACCACACACTACATTCATGAGGCCGAGGAGCTTAGTGACCGAGTTTACTTAATTAATAGAAGAATACTTATGGAGGGTTCACCAAGTGAGCTCAGGAGGAGGCTTTCTTGGGTTGAGATCAGGAGTGATAATGGTGATAAGCCAATTAGGGTTAATTGGAATGAGGCGATTAGTGTAATTAATGAATTAGTCAAGAGGAGGGTTAGGTTTGAGGTTAAGGAGCCCTCCCTTGAGGACGTTTTCATTGAGGTATTTGGTGGTGGCCATGAAGCTAAGTAATGCTTATACCATAGCTAAGTACATTATGCTTAGCAGTAGGCACTGGATATATGTGTCAGTGGGCTTCACTCTAATATTTCCAGCCCTCTGGTTAACGCTACTGAGGATCATAGGTAATCCACAGTACATGGGCTACTTCATAGTTGGTACGGTGGTTAACACAAGCTTCCTAATACCATTCATAGGTACTTCCCAGGACATTGCTTACTTCAGGCGGTCATCAGCAATATACACACTCATGTTCTCTAATGGTGCGGGCCACTGGGATATTGCGCTCGGCTACATTACTCAATTAATAATACTTAACTTACCCTCAATAGTTTCACTCCTAATCCTATCAATATTAATAACGAATGCAGCCTACCGTGCAGTGCAGGTATTGGCTACTGTTGCCGTGGCGGTCTTCATATCACTCTCCTCAGCCCTACTGGGTTACGCATTAGGCATGGGAATAAAGAACTACAGGATAGTTAACCAAGTCGCCCAAATAATCCCATGGCCACTACTCCTACTAGCACCAGTCTACTACCCAATCACTGTATTACCCCCAGTGTTAAGATACATTAGCCTAACATTACCTACAACTTACATGGCCTTAGCAATTAATGGTTCATTAAGCCTTAACGCATCAGAATTAGTAAGGGGAATACTAGGACTCTTGGCTTATTCTTCAGCGTCAATCTTAATAGCTAGGTATGCAGTAATTAGGGGTGAGGTGAATGGTTGAGTTTAAAAGTGAACTCACCGGAGGATTTAGTAAAAATTGGAAGAGCCTTAGCAAACCCCCTGAGGGTACAGATACTGTTAATGTTAACGAGGAAACCAACCTTTATACAGGACGTGGCTCAGAGCCTACACATACCCTACGCCTTAGCGCACATGCACTTGAAAATTCTGGAGGAATCCGGCTTAATAGAGGGTTCCTACGTGGTGGAGGAGGAACCAAGACCCCACTTAAGGAAAGTATACAGAGTGAAGGACTTCAAGTTAATAATAGACAAGCAACTTCTGGAGCAGTTGGCGGGTTCATCCAAGTGAGGATGCCTTACGCATCAATAGTGGTAATGCTGGTCTCAGGCCTGATGATAGGTGCAGGGGTTCCCGTGGCCTTATTCTACATGGCGTTTAAGGTTGGTTCATGGCCGTTCCTCTTAGCGGCAACAATACTAGGTGCCTTAGCCATATTCTGGGGGGCTATAATAGCTATAGTGGCCTTCGTTCCAATAATGGATAGTATTGATGAGCAGGTGAAGGTTATTAATAATCAATTGAATACGTATAGGGCGTTCATAAGGAGCCTACTTGAGGAGCTTGATGACGTCAATGCCGTACTTAAGGATATTAGGGATGAGTTGAAGAAGGTGAGTGAACCATGAGTGAATTAAAGTACGCTAATGTTAGTGATGAGGAGGTCATTGATAAGATTAAGGAGAGGATTAGGGAAATGAAGCAATTACTCAGTGAAATAAGGGATATGCTTAAGGTGAAGTAATGGCAGAGAAATTCGACAAGTACTATGAGTACTTTAGCAGTACTAAGGAGCTTAGGTCTAAGCCTAGGAGGATTAACCTAGGAATACTATCAATCAATTTAGGCGGTGGACCAATTATACAATCTATGTTTCGTAAAATAGGGGAAACCAGTGTTAGTACTGTTAAAGGTGGAGTAATGGAGGGGGAGCACATAAGCCTAGTGAATCCACCTGCTGAAGTTAGGGTTATTAAGGGTAAGTACATTAACGTGCAGAACGGTGACCTTGACACTATTGAGGGTGAGGAAATTAACCTCTATAATGTGGACGCTAGGAGGGTTACTGGGAAACGTATCAAGATCTTGAATGGTGATGTTGAGCATGTTGAAGGTGAAGAAGTCACGCTAGTGAATAGTGATGTGGAGAAGGTGATTGTTACACGTGGGGACTTTGTGAATTGCAATATTAAGGTTCTTGAGTATAAGGAATCCTATAATGCCATTAACACTAACATAGGGGTTTTAAGGAAAATATAATATGAATACATACACTAGTAATTCCATAACTATTATTGGCTTCACGGAGTAATGCTGAGTTACTTTAAAGTTCAAGATTTATTTAAATAATTATGTAAATTATTTAAATTAATTTAGGCCATTTACAGGGAAAAATTTAATTAATCTCAGCAACATACACAGATAATGCTGGGCAATAAGCGTATGGTTAAGTACAATGGGGAATCCACGTACAGTATTACCATAGCTGGATTAAAGAGAACATTACCTATTATTGGGATTGGAGAAATACAGATAGGTAATGGTAGGTTTAGGGCTTATATAGCCTCAGATTCAGAGCTGGTGCTTGGTGATGTTGAGTTTATAAGTACTGTATCCAGGGAGTTGGCTAACCTAATGAGAGAATATAATCCTGAAGTCATAGTAACCCCAGAGGCTAAGGCAATAGCATTAGCCTATGGCGTATCTAGGGAATTAGGTCTGGCTAGGTTCATAGTAGCCCGTAAGAGCGTCAAGACTTATATGGGTGGGTATACTTATGTTAAGGTTAATTCAATCACAACTAAGGGGGATCAATTTCTTATTCTTGACTCAAACTCCATGAAGTACATTATTAATAAGAACGTGTGCCTAGTTGATGATGTAGCATCCACTGGTAACACCATTAACGCCCTTGAGGAGTTAATGAAAATCAATAATGCTCATGTAGTGTGTAAGGCGGTTATTTGGATTGAGGGACCATGGATTAGTAGTAATGATATACTGCATTTAGGCGAGTTACCAATCTTCATAGCTTAAGTACTTATCAACCTTCTACACTTAATAACCCTGTTCTAACGTGTGGACGGTAGTTCAAGGTAAGCTCCGCTCTCAGCAAACTGATTCAGGGAGAATAAGTAGGAATCCCTAGTATTAATGCGAAATATTTAAATGACTGGAATTAAACTAATATTGAAATGTCTATTGAATTCATGAAGTTTTACAATGCGAAGACTGCGGTTGATGACATTAGGAGTGACTTAGATCAGTTGAGTAAGGTACTGAATTACCTTGAGTCTGAGTTATCGGTTATACGAAAGTCTGCTAAGGGGGAAAGGAAACTATTGGCTAAGGGGGGAGGGGGGTCTTATGAGTATATTAGGTTCACGTACTTTAATTATGTAATAGATGTTCATGTAGCGCCACCGTTATTTGAACTTAATGCATTATTGACTTCAATTAGGGATAAATTATTAATGATTTATAATTCACTTAGTAAGTCTATTAAAGTTATTGAAAAAATGGGCAACGATGTTAAGGACTTGAAACTAATAGGTGTGGTTATTGAGAATGATGAAACAAAACTGCTGCTAATACCGTGAGGCCCAATCCTAATCATCGCTAATACAGTTATTCTAATACATGGCTAATTACCTGGTGCCTTAACTCTCCAGCACCTAGATTAGGGGTACGTGATTCTTACCATGGCATGGAACTTTCATTGATACCTTCCTTCACTTCGTAATGAGTTAATTATGGTCGGCCACGCCTAATAGTAGTCCTAACAAGTAACTCGCCGCTCCTACTTAACCTGTAGTAAACATGGTGTCTCCTAACCTCATTACTAAGCTTAAACCTTGCTACACTTCTCTTAAGGGTTTTACCGCCCTTAACCCTCTCCACAAGACCCATGGATTCAAGCTTATCAAGTATTTGTAAAACCTCCTGTAGGGGTATCCCAGTATTTAATGCGATGGATTTACCATAATCAACGTTAGCCTTCCTCAAGTGAACTAAGACTGCAATATCCCTATTTGTAAGCTCAACCACAGGTTATGGTAAGATGTGAGTATATTAACTTATCCTAGTCAATATACGGAATTAATAATGTGGTAATGTTCAAAACACGCTTATAGTTGAAGCCGCCTAACACTCACGCCGTTAGTGTCCTTTACGACCTCAATTAGGCTTAATTTATTCATGTTTAACTTATCCTTAAGTACCCTAATAAACTCCTCAAATCCCTGCCTTGGGTTAAAAAGCGGCGCCTTATACTGGGCTCCAGCAGCGTAGGGGTGTCCACCACCACCTAAGGCTGTGGCAATCCTAGTGCAGTCAAACCTGGACTTATCAGCCCCACAGTAGTACCTGAATGTTCTTGAACCTAACTTAACAAGGATATTAACCATGCCTGCCCCCCTCCTTTGAAGTTCTATTGTTAACTGCCTGTAGGACACGCTACCTACCCTTGTACTAAAGTACACGTTGACTACATTATCTATTGGTATTTGGTCAGCTATCTTCAACATAAGCTCCTTAGCCTTATACCCCCTCTCCACAATAGCCTTAACCCAAGGTTCACTAAGCGCCCCCAATCCCTCCTGTGCCAGTACCTTAGCCAACTTAACCTTCTCCCCATAATTAGAGAACCTGGCAGCCATATCAATCTCCTCCGCCTCCCTGGAGACTATGTTAGCCGTATCAGTCTCTATGGCTACTTTAACAAGGCCTTGGGCTCTTGGATCACTATTAAGGTTAAGCCCCTTAGCAGCCATGTATGCTGAGCAGGGGGCTTCAGGGTCATAGTATTCAAACTGGGCGCACGGCTTATTAGTCCTGTGGTGATCAGCCCTAATCACGGCCTTCCCTGGGCAGGGTAAGTCAGCCACGAAGTCCCATTTAACAACCCTATATAACCAACCTCTCTGCACCTTACTTGGTGGTGCAAAGGTAACCAAG
This genomic interval from Caldivirga sp. contains the following:
- a CDS encoding ABC transporter permease; the protein is MKLSNAYTIAKYIMLSSRHWIYVSVGFTLIFPALWLTLLRIIGNPQYMGYFIVGTVVNTSFLIPFIGTSQDIAYFRRSSAIYTLMFSNGAGHWDIALGYITQLIILNLPSIVSLLILSILITNAAYRAVQVLATVAVAVFISLSSALLGYALGMGIKNYRIVNQVAQIIPWPLLLLAPVYYPITVLPPVLRYISLTLPTTYMALAINGSLSLNASELVRGILGLLAYSSASILIARYAVIRGEVNG
- a CDS encoding ABC transporter ATP-binding protein, producing the protein MLNPNNSIVRVRELWKSFNGVPVNENINIDINESEVVSILGPNGAGKTTLLRQVYGELKPDKGKVTILGMNPSKAKDKGVMSVVPQEAWPFNLLKVTEHVEMLVRLRGVPKGMVKHCVGEAVDAVGLNDYRNKLIDELSGGMKRLVLVASAIACRPRLIILDEPTVGIDAQNRRSIWNAVKSARDNGSAVILTTHYIHEAEELSDRVYLINRRILMEGSPSELRRRLSWVEIRSDNGDKPIRVNWNEAISVINELVKRRVRFEVKEPSLEDVFIEVFGGGHEAK
- a CDS encoding DUF2250 domain-containing protein; this encodes MVELTNRDIAVLVHLRKANVDYGKSIALNTGIPLQEVLQILDKLESMGLVERVKGGKTLKRSVARFKLSNEVRRHHVYYRLSRSGELLVRTTIRRGRP
- a CDS encoding Fis family transcriptional regulator, whose protein sequence is MDLEDLRVLMSIVKAKLMGKPLALCDIGDADGLTSAALFLIKYPNGLVTFAPPSKVQRGWLYRVVKWDFVADLPCPGKAVIRADHHRTNKPCAQFEYYDPEAPCSAYMAAKGLNLNSDPRAQGLVKVAIETDTANIVSREAEEIDMAARFSNYGEKVKLAKVLAQEGLGALSEPWVKAIVERGYKAKELMLKIADQIPIDNVVNVYFSTRVGSVSYRQLTIELQRRGAGMVNILVKLGSRTFRYYCGADKSRFDCTRIATALGGGGHPYAAGAQYKAPLFNPRQGFEEFIRVLKDKLNMNKLSLIEVVKDTNGVSVRRLQL
- a CDS encoding phosphoribosyltransferase family protein — protein: MLGNKRMVKYNGESTYSITIAGLKRTLPIIGIGEIQIGNGRFRAYIASDSELVLGDVEFISTVSRELANLMREYNPEVIVTPEAKAIALAYGVSRELGLARFIVARKSVKTYMGGYTYVKVNSITTKGDQFLILDSNSMKYIINKNVCLVDDVASTGNTINALEELMKINNAHVVCKAVIWIEGPWISSNDILHLGELPIFIA
- the gatE gene encoding Glu-tRNA(Gln) amidotransferase subunit GatE, with the protein product MAKLDYRALGLKVGLEIHVQLNTGRKLFCHCKPELKNSEPDFRIIRRLRPAMSELSSIDPAALWEFRKMKTMLYEGFNDVTCLVELDEEPPHEPDEESLLLALAVSRVFNAKVFDEVYVMRKVVIDGSNVSGFQRTMVIAHDGLAEFLNYKVPIWTISLEEDAARKIEDKGDVAVYRLDRLGIPLIEVSTGPMEYPPSSVMEVAWLIGRTIMNTRRTKRGLGAIRQDLNISIAKGAKTEVKGVPELSLIPKVIEYEALRQVNLLKIKDELTKRGLSKESFTPDLVDVTSIFSSTKSSIIKRTINEGGIVAALKAPGLRGILGFELQPGRRFGSELADRVRAWTRLGGLIHSDELPGYGISKEEVAMVASRLGVESFILLMGPPGVELQEAARVIVDRIKEAFDGVPEETRAAKEDGTTYFMRPRPGAARMYPETDLRPIRITFELLAKADKYVPEPVDKQIERYTLMGMSRELARQLASSEYSIDAEELIKKYEGKVNPTLVASIFVNMIRGVGKNIEQFNLVQIVDKLIELYVNGKVTREAIQDAIQKYVEEGGGKSIEDVINEGGLWRMQYSEVASIVKSLINNGIKDKNKLMSIIMRDYRGKVDSRDVERAINEFLNEGQK
- a CDS encoding winged helix-turn-helix domain-containing protein; this translates as MSLKVNSPEDLVKIGRALANPLRVQILLMLTRKPTFIQDVAQSLHIPYALAHMHLKILEESGLIEGSYVVEEEPRPHLRKVYRVKDFKLIIDKQLLEQLAGSSK